The following are encoded in a window of Colletotrichum lupini chromosome 3, complete sequence genomic DNA:
- a CDS encoding ubiquitin domain-containing protein translates to MVNIYFLSLSSLYDTAVGHYSDTPKRSSCQYLHTSSDHLPHGSNAHYPGPTNTGSARAINSAPASVHRDDDSPAETTQTSSGCRRGRHSSMPLDKHINKPLRRHVWTSKGRAWTRVAIDRERRDFFDTRVTGRPEVWQSLRAALEVIWDPVGQGAADDGTDGLATAQGILNAAEITLPTGNLAQGAYDQLGNYYPLSEWLVANPTNLVEDDATIDGADEALSTRDLKDDLAGGEETTEELDEEDNVRRREEKGKAVVDARGQLSVLARLSETARDVTVSFVKSDSVRTVARKIQEQSGLASTKKIRIAYMGKILKDNLSLAEQGWAEGHVVNALVFDR, encoded by the exons ATGGTAAATATTTACTTCCTCTCCCTCTCGTCTCTGTATGATACCGCCGTCGGACACTACTCCGATACGCCCAAGCGCTCTTCCTGCCAATACCTGCATACCTCGTCCGACCACCTCCCGCAT GGCTCTAACGCCCACTACCCGGGTCCGACCAACACGGGCTCCGCGAGAGCTATCAACTCTGCGCCCGCCTCAGTTCATCGCGACGATGACTCTCCTGCCGAAACAACACAGACCTCCTCCGGTTGCCGTCGGGGCCGCCACTCCAGTATGCCTCTCGACAAGCACATCAACAAGCCTCTGCGCCGCCACGTCTGGACTTCTAAGGGTCGCGCCTGGACCCGTGTCGCAATAGACCGCGAGCGAAGAGACTTCTTTGATACCCGCGTTACTGGCCGCCCAGAAGTCTGGCAGTCTTTGCGCGCAGCCCTCGAGGTTATCTGGGACCCCGTCGGCCAGGGTGCCGCTGACGACGGCACCGATGGTCTTGCGACAGCACAAGGCATTCTTAATGCGGCAGAGATCACTCTTCCCACGGGTAATCTTGCTCAGGGTGCCTACGATCAACTGGGCAACTACTATCCCCTGTCTGAGTGGCTTGTCGCCAATCCCACGAATTTAGTAGAGGACGATGCCACGATTGATGGCGCCGACGAAGCGCTCTCTACTAGAGACCTCAAGGACGATCTTGCGGGAGGAGAGGAGACTACGGAGGAGCTGGACGAGGAAGACAACGTCCGCCGGAGAGAAGAGAAGGGTAAGGCCGTTGTCGACGCCCGGGGCCAGCTCTCCGTTCTAGCCCGCCTGAGCGAGACTGCACGCGATGTCACTGTCAGCTTTGTCAAGAGCGATAGCGTCAGAACTGTTGCTCGTAAGATCCAGGAGCAGTCAGGA CTCGCTAGCACCAAAAAGATTCGCATCGCCTATATGGGCAAGATCCTTAAGGACAATCTCTCCCTCGCTGAACAGGGCTGGGCAGAGGGTCATGTGGTCAACGCCCTCGTTTTCGACAGATAG